The Alkalihalophilus pseudofirmus nucleotide sequence GAGGGATTAGATGCAAGAATGGAAGCATTAAAAACAAGAATCCGCCCAAAATTTGAAGCTTTAGGAATAGAGCTTGCTCCCACCCTATCTTCAATGACTGGCGATGAATTTTTTACACATGTAGCTAAGCATGCTAGACGAAAAGTAAACCCTCCAAATGATACGTGGGTGGCATTTGCTGCGAATAAACGAGGGTATAAAAAATTACCTCATTTTCAGGTTGGGTTATTCGGTACTCATTTATTTGTCTGGTTTGCAATGATTTATGAAGCACCTGCTAAAGGGGAGTTTGCAGAGAGGCTCTTAGATAACCCTGGCGAATGGCTTAAAAAGGTCCCTAAAGATTTTGTCTGGTCTATTGATCATATGAAACCTGAAGCGATCTCGCAAAGTGATGTCGATGCTGACGAATTCACATCAATGCTCACACGCCTTCGCGATGTAAAAAAAGCCGAATTATTATGCGGGATTCATATTGACCGTCAAGATCCAATATTAAAAGATGGGGATGCATTGTTAAAACGCATTGAAGAAACGTATCAACATCTGCTCCCCCTTTACCAAGAAGCACAGAAAGCATCCGTTCCTTCCTAAAATGATAAGCAAAAGGCTGACCTTAAATAGGCCAGCCTTTTTAGCTACTTCATCTTCACGACGGTATTTTCGTCTTGTTCTCTCGCTTTTTTTACTGTGTGATAGCAAGATACATCAGCTTGTTGTTCAAACTCTTTAAATACTTGTTTTTCTTCACTTTTTGAAGGGACAATTTCCTTAAAGCGGCGGTATTTAGCTAACAGTTCATCCCTGCCTATGCCTTTTTGATAAGCTTTTTCAATTGCTTGGAAAAATTCCACCACATCAATCACTTCTTCTGTAGACCAATCGAGTGAGATCGGCATATTCATTTCCATAAAAACCTCTCCTGCCTGCTGACACTAGTTTAGTGCCAGCGTTTTCTTATGTCTAGACCTTCTGAAATCATACGGTCCATCAACTCTTGTACAGTTGGAATATCATGAATTCGTCCCATCACTTGCCCAGCCCAGCCAAATC carries:
- a CDS encoding DUF1054 domain-containing protein, with protein sequence MAEIEFTQEDFDVFDIEGLDARMEALKTRIRPKFEALGIELAPTLSSMTGDEFFTHVAKHARRKVNPPNDTWVAFAANKRGYKKLPHFQVGLFGTHLFVWFAMIYEAPAKGEFAERLLDNPGEWLKKVPKDFVWSIDHMKPEAISQSDVDADEFTSMLTRLRDVKKAELLCGIHIDRQDPILKDGDALLKRIEETYQHLLPLYQEAQKASVPS
- a CDS encoding UPF0223 family protein; amino-acid sequence: MEMNMPISLDWSTEEVIDVVEFFQAIEKAYQKGIGRDELLAKYRRFKEIVPSKSEEKQVFKEFEQQADVSCYHTVKKAREQDENTVVKMK